The following are from one region of the Vitis riparia cultivar Riparia Gloire de Montpellier isolate 1030 chromosome 14, EGFV_Vit.rip_1.0, whole genome shotgun sequence genome:
- the LOC117929659 gene encoding transcription factor PRE6-like: MSSRRSRQSGSSRISDDQIIELVSKLQQLLPEIRNRRSDKVSASKVLQETCNYIRSLHREVDDLSERLSRLLATVDADSPEAAIIRSLIM, from the exons ATGTCTAGCAGAAGGTCGAGGCAGTCAGGGTCTTCGAGGATCTCAGATGATCAGATCATTGAACTTGTGTCCAAGTTGCAGCAACTTCTTCCTGAGATTCGAAATAGGCGTTCAGACAAG GTGTCAGCTTCCAAGGTCCTACAGGAGACCTGCAACTACATTAGAAGCTTACACAGAGAGGTGGATGACCTAAGCGAACGACTGTCCAGGTTACTGGCTACAGTCGATGCTGATAGTCCTGAGGCTGCAATAATCAGGAGTTTAATTATGTAA
- the LOC117931158 gene encoding uncharacterized protein LOC117931158: protein MEYQRQFESESRQKQFTGQSRSAETEEQVSPLSDNQNAELDEQVCTHNCFFKEIMCMDSSFEKLLKHVDQNNLFACEGCGKLSSTHQFPPHVFITSMWFRMEDWS, encoded by the exons ATGGAGTATCAAAGGCAATTTGAGAGTGAAAGTAGACAAAAGCAATTTACTGGACAAAGTCGGAGTGCAGAAACGGAAGAACAAGTTTCCCCACTGTCAGATAATCAAAATGCGGAATTGGATGAACAAGTTTGTACCCATAATTGTTTCTTCAAGGAG ATTATGTGCATGGATAGCTCATTTGAGAAGCTTTTGAAGCATGTAGATCAGAACAATCTATTTGCTTGTGAAGGCTGTGGAAAACTCAGTTCTACTCATCAATTTCCTCCTCATGTGTTCATAACCAGCATGTG GTTTCGAATGGAAGACTGGTCATGA
- the LOC117929946 gene encoding F-box/kelch-repeat protein At3g06240-like, which translates to MSFGDPRPGCVVSPVRHYFWVAYRLVVFVRPSIGVLELLGLPIGLTLLGLRNICCNGILCLDSHCKGVTLWNPATREIKSLPRTTFRHSEFWECAFTFTAFGHDPKTDDYKVFRCLICSNMPGRPIQKMELYALSSDSWRQMDLDVPAHIEGTNIINTCMKGRNHWLGSDQENGEVVILYFDMSDEVFGVIPLPNSFGYQRGDIAVYNEMIALIFYPNTYTDTDTATEKRFDMWVMSEYGVKESWTRLFTIGAVSGVERPLGFWSNGGVFMGSSSGELLLYNHFTQQFKNLGVFSVARRPSIERYMQVIIYKESLVSLNGRHEEEDGIIRVP; encoded by the coding sequence ATGTCATTTGGTGACCCTCGGCCTGGTTGTGTAGTCAGCCCAGTAAGGCATTACTTCTGGGTTGCTTATAGATTAGTGGTCTTCGTCAGGCCAAGTATCGGAGTTTTGGAGCTCTTGGGCCTGCCCATTGGGTTAACTCTTTTGGGCCTTCGCAACATTTGTTGTAATGGTATACTTTGTCTAGACAGTCACTGTAAAGGAGTTACCTTATGGAACCCTGCAACCAGGGAAATCAAGTCTCTTCCAAGGACAACCTTCAGGCACTCGGAATTTTGGGAATGTGCGTTTACATTTACCGCATTTGGTCATGATCCTAAAACTGATGACTACAAGGTCTTCAGATGTTTAATCTGTTCAAATATGCCGGGCCGCCCTATCCAGAAAATGGAATTATACGCTTTAAGCAGCGATTCTTGGAGACAAATGGACTTAGATGTACCAGCTCACATTGAAGGAACTAATATCATAAACACATGTATGAAGGGAAGAAACCACTGGTTGGGATCTGATCAGGAGAATGGTGAAGTTGTGATCCTTTATTTTGACATGAGTGATGAAGTTTTTGGGGTGATACCTTTACCGAATTCTTTTGGCTACCAGCGAGGGGATATTGCAGTGTACAATGAAATGattgctttgattttttatCCAAACACGTACACCGACACAGACACAGCCACAGAGAAACGCTTCGATATGTGGGTGATGAGTGAGTATGGGGTTAAGGAGTCATGGACTAGACTGTTTACAATTGGAGCTGTTTCAGGTGTTGAGAGGCCTTTGGGATTTTGGAGCAATGGCGGAGTTTTCATGGGAAGTAGCAGTGGGGAGTTGCTTTTGTATAACCACTTCACTCAACAATTTAAGAATCTTGGAGTTTTCTCGGTTGCTAGACGTCCTAGCATTGAAAGATATATGCAGGTTATCATTTACAAGgagagcctagtttcccttaaCGGAAGGCATGAAGAGGAAGATGGTATCATTCGTGTCCCATAG